A section of the Akkermansia muciniphila genome encodes:
- the proB gene encoding glutamate 5-kinase: protein MKIVVKVGTGVLTRENGTLDGSSIVHLVSGLADLMQQGHQVVLVSSGAVGSGVSVLGLPSYPQELSLKQACAAVGQTRLMQTYENLFSHFNVDVAQLLLTAEDLKRRRPNVQATLMRLFEHGRIIPIVNENDTVSVEELKFGDNDILSVHMARMVGADALFILTSVDGLYPPGGSRDAIIPRVEDVDAVLAFAEDDRGRFSMGGMSAKLQAVREAVNAGIGTYMMHGHHPERIGLLLEGKAEGAGTFFVPKGAGK, encoded by the coding sequence ATGAAAATCGTAGTGAAGGTAGGGACGGGTGTTCTGACCCGTGAAAACGGGACATTGGACGGTTCTTCCATCGTGCATCTGGTGAGCGGCCTGGCGGACCTGATGCAGCAGGGGCACCAGGTGGTTCTGGTAAGTTCCGGCGCCGTCGGTTCCGGAGTGTCCGTGCTGGGGCTGCCGTCCTATCCGCAGGAGCTGTCCCTGAAGCAGGCTTGCGCGGCGGTGGGGCAGACGCGGCTGATGCAGACGTATGAGAATCTTTTCAGCCATTTTAATGTGGACGTGGCACAGCTTTTGCTGACGGCGGAGGATTTGAAGCGCCGCCGCCCCAACGTGCAGGCCACGCTGATGCGCCTGTTTGAACACGGGAGGATTATCCCGATTGTGAATGAAAACGACACCGTTTCCGTGGAGGAACTGAAGTTTGGGGATAACGACATTCTTTCCGTCCATATGGCGCGCATGGTGGGGGCGGATGCCCTGTTCATCCTGACGAGCGTGGACGGCCTGTACCCCCCCGGCGGCAGCCGTGACGCCATCATTCCCCGGGTGGAGGATGTAGACGCCGTCCTGGCGTTTGCGGAAGATGACCGTGGCCGCTTTTCCATGGGCGGCATGAGCGCCAAGCTCCAGGCCGTGCGGGAGGCCGTGAACGCGGGTATAGGCACTTACATGATGCATGGGCACCATCCGGAACGCATTGGCCTGCTGCTGGAGGGCAAGGCGGAAGGCGCGGGAACGTTTTTTGTACCGAAAGGAGCAGGAAAATGA
- a CDS encoding glutamate-5-semialdehyde dehydrogenase codes for MTLENPLEPVGRAALAASREMLALGPEEKADALRRMAAAVRAAVARILQENALDMEEAGTAGRNAAFLDRLLLTPDRVERMAHGMEQVAELPDPVGERIREWTRPNGLHIRQVRVPLGVIGFIYESRGTVTCDAAALCLKSGNAVILRGGSESLRTNRVLAEALRGALKESAVPVDALQLLASGSRDEVRQLCELDSCLNVIIPRGGKGLIRAVMEYARVPVLKHLDGICHVYVDAAADLEMAVNILDDAKTQRPGVCNAAETLLVDAAVAERFLPMAADRMRLRGVECRVCGRSRPFFGPEAVAASEEDWSTEYEDLILSVKVVDGVRDAVEHVNRYGSHHSDSIITEDGKARDYFLRRVDSACVYHNCSTRLSDGEEFGFGAEIGIGTDKFHARGPMALRELTSYKYVIEGSGQMKDPSRIPGEDRA; via the coding sequence ATGACGCTGGAAAATCCTCTTGAACCCGTAGGGCGCGCGGCCCTGGCGGCCTCCCGGGAGATGCTGGCCCTGGGACCGGAGGAAAAAGCGGACGCCCTGCGCCGCATGGCCGCGGCAGTACGCGCGGCGGTGGCGCGCATCTTGCAGGAGAACGCCTTGGACATGGAGGAGGCCGGGACCGCCGGGCGCAATGCCGCGTTTCTGGACAGGCTGCTGCTGACCCCTGACCGTGTGGAGCGCATGGCGCATGGCATGGAGCAGGTGGCGGAACTTCCCGATCCCGTAGGCGAGCGCATCCGTGAATGGACGCGCCCGAACGGGCTGCATATCCGCCAGGTGCGCGTGCCCCTGGGAGTAATCGGCTTTATTTATGAGAGCCGCGGCACTGTGACCTGTGACGCGGCGGCCCTGTGCCTGAAGTCCGGCAACGCGGTCATTTTGCGCGGCGGGAGCGAATCCCTGCGTACCAACCGCGTTCTGGCGGAGGCGCTGCGCGGCGCGTTAAAGGAGTCCGCCGTTCCGGTGGACGCCCTGCAGCTTCTGGCTTCAGGCAGCCGTGACGAGGTACGGCAGCTGTGCGAGCTGGATTCCTGCCTGAACGTCATTATTCCGCGGGGCGGGAAGGGGCTTATCCGCGCCGTCATGGAGTACGCCAGAGTGCCCGTGCTGAAGCATTTGGACGGCATTTGCCATGTGTACGTGGATGCCGCGGCGGATTTGGAGATGGCCGTCAATATACTGGATGACGCCAAGACGCAGCGTCCGGGCGTCTGCAATGCGGCGGAAACCCTGCTGGTGGATGCCGCCGTGGCGGAACGTTTTCTTCCCATGGCGGCGGACCGCATGCGCCTGCGCGGCGTGGAGTGCCGCGTGTGCGGACGGAGCAGGCCGTTTTTCGGCCCGGAAGCCGTTGCCGCGTCAGAGGAGGACTGGTCTACGGAGTATGAAGACCTGATCCTGTCCGTGAAGGTGGTGGACGGCGTCCGGGACGCCGTGGAGCATGTCAACCGCTACGGCTCCCACCACAGTGATTCCATTATTACGGAGGATGGAAAGGCCCGTGATTATTTCTTGCGGCGGGTGGACAGCGCGTGCGTCTACCATAATTGCTCCACGCGGCTCAGCGACGGGGAGGAATTCGGCTTCGGCGCGGAGATTGGCATAGGTACGGACAAGTTCCATGCGCGCGGACCGATGGCCCTGCGGGAGCTGACCTCCTACAAGTATGTCATTGAAGGCAGCGGGCAGATGAAGGACCCTTCCCGAATTCCGGGGGAAGACCGCGCCTGA
- a CDS encoding catalase, with protein MSDQKNLTTAVGAPVPDNENVLTAGPRGPMLLQDVWFLEKLAHFDREVIPERRMHAKGSGAFGTFTVTHDITRYTRAALFSGVGKKTDLLMRFSTVAGERGAADAERDIRGFAIKFYTEEGNWDLVGNNTPVFFLRDPLKFPDLNHAIKRDPRTNMRSARNNWDFWTSLPEAFHQVTVVMSDRGIPASYRHMHGFGSHAFSMLNADNERVWVKFHFKTQQGIRNLTDAEAEAIIAKDRESHQRDLYESIERKDFPRWTMYIQVMTQEQAKACPFNPFDLTKVWPHGDYPLIEVGVLELNRNPDNYFAQIEQAAFNPANVVPGISFSPDKMLQGRLFSYGDAQRYRLGVNHNQIPVNAPRCPFHSYHRDGMMRVDDNAGSTLGYEPNSYGEWKEQPEFREPPLELDGAAWHWDFHEDDHDYYSQPRALFRLMAPEQREALYGNTARAMGDAPDFIKQRHIDHCMECDPEYGEGVARALGMFKG; from the coding sequence ATGAGCGACCAAAAGAATTTAACAACCGCCGTCGGAGCGCCCGTTCCGGATAATGAAAACGTACTTACGGCCGGCCCCCGCGGTCCCATGCTGCTGCAGGACGTATGGTTCCTGGAAAAACTGGCTCATTTTGACCGTGAAGTTATTCCGGAAAGGCGCATGCACGCCAAGGGCTCCGGAGCTTTCGGCACCTTTACGGTGACTCATGATATTACCCGGTATACCAGGGCGGCGCTGTTTTCCGGAGTGGGCAAGAAGACGGACCTGCTGATGCGTTTTTCCACGGTGGCCGGGGAGAGGGGCGCGGCGGACGCGGAGCGTGATATCCGCGGCTTCGCCATCAAGTTTTATACGGAGGAAGGCAACTGGGACCTGGTGGGCAACAACACGCCGGTCTTCTTCCTGCGTGACCCGCTCAAGTTCCCGGACCTGAACCACGCCATCAAGCGTGATCCGCGCACCAACATGAGGAGCGCGCGCAACAACTGGGACTTCTGGACCTCCCTTCCGGAAGCCTTCCACCAGGTCACCGTAGTCATGAGCGACCGCGGCATTCCCGCCTCCTACCGCCACATGCACGGCTTCGGCAGCCATGCGTTCAGCATGCTGAACGCGGATAACGAACGGGTGTGGGTGAAATTCCATTTCAAAACCCAGCAGGGCATCAGGAACCTGACGGATGCGGAGGCGGAAGCCATCATTGCGAAGGACCGGGAAAGCCATCAGCGGGATTTGTATGAAAGCATTGAACGGAAAGACTTTCCGCGCTGGACGATGTACATCCAGGTGATGACCCAGGAGCAGGCCAAGGCATGCCCCTTCAATCCGTTTGACCTGACCAAGGTATGGCCGCACGGAGATTATCCCCTCATTGAAGTGGGCGTGCTGGAACTCAACCGGAATCCGGACAACTACTTCGCCCAGATTGAACAGGCGGCGTTCAATCCGGCCAATGTGGTTCCCGGAATCAGCTTTTCCCCGGACAAGATGCTCCAGGGGCGCCTGTTCTCCTACGGGGACGCCCAGCGGTACCGGCTGGGAGTGAACCACAACCAGATTCCGGTGAATGCCCCCCGCTGCCCGTTCCACAGCTACCACCGGGACGGCATGATGCGCGTGGACGACAATGCGGGAAGCACGCTGGGCTATGAACCGAACAGCTACGGGGAATGGAAGGAACAGCCGGAATTCCGGGAACCGCCGCTTGAACTGGACGGCGCGGCCTGGCACTGGGATTTCCATGAGGACGACCATGACTACTATTCCCAGCCCCGCGCCCTGTTCCGCCTGATGGCTCCGGAACAGAGGGAAGCCCTGTACGGCAATACGGCCCGCGCCATGGGAGATGCGCCGGACTTCATCAAGCAGCGCCACATTGACCACTGCATGGAATGCGACCCGGAATACGGGGAAGGCGTTGCCAGGGCCCTCGGCATGTTTAAAGGGTAA
- the cysE gene encoding serine O-acetyltransferase, protein MTSLKRLKLRHCTNCECVINGVWDWVVECAREAAEEEPAMRGILDDVCLSRNSLATSIAARLARKLSRRDMPRELIEPLIREALAEDQNILSQIAHDLIAIVDRDPACRTPLEPLLFYKGFHSITTYRISHWLWKHGRTIMALQFQSLASEVFAVDIHPAAVIGCGILLDHATSFVVGETAIIRDNVSILHEVTLGGTGKEEGDRHPIVESGVLIGAGAKILGRVTIGTCAKIAACSVVLENVPPHTTVAGVPAVIVSDSIPDNPALDMNQCLCD, encoded by the coding sequence ATGACCAGCCTGAAACGCTTAAAACTCCGGCACTGCACCAATTGCGAATGCGTGATTAACGGAGTATGGGACTGGGTGGTGGAATGCGCCCGCGAGGCGGCGGAGGAAGAACCCGCCATGCGCGGCATTCTGGATGACGTGTGCCTGTCCCGCAATTCCCTGGCCACCTCCATCGCGGCGCGGCTGGCGCGCAAGCTTTCCCGCCGGGACATGCCGCGGGAACTGATTGAACCCCTCATCCGGGAGGCGCTGGCGGAAGACCAGAATATCCTCAGCCAGATCGCCCATGACCTGATCGCCATCGTGGACCGGGACCCCGCGTGCCGCACTCCGCTGGAGCCCCTGCTCTTTTACAAGGGGTTCCACTCCATCACCACGTACCGCATCTCCCACTGGCTTTGGAAGCACGGGCGCACGATCATGGCCCTTCAGTTCCAGAGCCTGGCCAGTGAAGTCTTTGCGGTGGACATCCACCCGGCAGCCGTCATTGGCTGCGGCATCCTGCTGGACCACGCCACCAGCTTTGTGGTGGGGGAAACCGCCATTATCCGGGATAACGTATCCATCCTGCATGAGGTCACGCTGGGCGGCACGGGCAAGGAGGAAGGAGACCGCCACCCCATTGTGGAATCCGGCGTACTGATCGGCGCGGGGGCCAAAATCCTGGGGCGCGTCACCATCGGCACCTGCGCCAAGATCGCCGCCTGCTCCGTCGTTCTGGAAAACGTGCCGCCCCATACCACGGTGGCAGGCGTTCCCGCCGTCATCGTCAGCGACTCCATTCCGGACAATCCCGCGCTGGACATGAACCAGTGCCTTTGTGACTAA
- a CDS encoding DoxX family protein: MDTIDSITLIAAAWGLLVLRLTLALILWPHGAQKVLGWFGGAGWNGTYQAFTEKMGIPPFLAKVAMVTEFVAPICMALGFFTRIAALGVIIMMAVAMTKHIKNGYFANWSGKKAGEGVEFHLLYAGCALALLLTGPGPWSVDAWFMNIFHVIFG; the protein is encoded by the coding sequence ATGGACACCATTGATTCCATTACCCTGATCGCGGCGGCATGGGGGCTGCTGGTCCTCCGGCTCACCCTGGCCCTGATCCTGTGGCCCCACGGCGCCCAGAAGGTGCTCGGCTGGTTCGGCGGTGCGGGATGGAATGGGACCTACCAGGCCTTTACGGAAAAAATGGGCATTCCGCCTTTCCTTGCCAAAGTGGCCATGGTCACGGAATTCGTCGCTCCCATCTGCATGGCGCTGGGCTTCTTCACCCGCATTGCGGCCCTGGGGGTCATCATCATGATGGCCGTCGCCATGACCAAGCATATCAAAAACGGCTACTTTGCCAACTGGTCCGGAAAAAAGGCAGGGGAAGGCGTGGAATTCCACCTTCTTTATGCAGGCTGCGCCCTTGCCCTGCTGCTGACAGGACCGGGCCCATGGTCCGTGGACGCCTGGTTCATGAACATTTTCCACGTGATCTTCGGCTAA
- a CDS encoding autotransporter domain-containing protein — protein MRLRLPLSLRSVLLACSALFSTVASASVSDGNLGNVMYVGDSITHGVNSSSWRWAMHKIFADNGISYTEKGIMTGNYSGGVAAGTSYGGRVFQNLHSSAASARAYEIAGRANSSSYGRFDGSNIKNWLGLSTEKTKGGTYTGQTFTGADTPDTFFLLAGTNDLLSDNNNSTLHLRLDGVTYLLLSDMDSIVSSIRTANSQASILVMTIPCWTQHSNGNLAETHQAVATYNESLKEWGAKNAANGVKVIDINAGIIDVASSTPFYGVRSMFHNPTADGLHPNAQGDLLMAGNLAKGMGYAGRSAGQERKAAHELGVNFGQTPSITQQTLTAKGFTANNVTISNNTINFNKSGSSTLTCNWGPSQGQDKGYTVDFTLRLGNGATGGWDTTNNFSLNLGNGTLNVNEAYIQWGSTILYSKDMSANADSIRVAYVAGDNAHGLNAGYYIWLGDVLIGEAQTAAGGSSSGLTFSYSGTLDAILSNLALDGSLSYAPSTSGITGPEALYLANGGASSALKPGMIEWTTGAAATAVATAGANATYNARNGTNSNIASITGTGSTKFIYANNGAYGSADSRQDLWVTLGEGVRSDNGWIGGHTSGDLYGDIHLRLAEGAIGKSTVFGVVNGGTVHGDIYLEFSSSTGTYDTSFTNGEADRTSVAGAYATAVNGDITMVFNDGVFSHRIFGGLYTGSKTISGSTSLYINGGTFMNEIYAGNKTDGTISQGTSLTVTGTDAILGKADGDNWTWTLLCGGNKASGTINGGTAITLKDIAATTGDGSEHKFDKYAGTIDGKGGGTVNGEKKLVFDHYTTGFLGTLQNFDKVQVTGNSDLALDKALGSTVAFLTVDAGSALRFNQDQGATLDITNNGTIRTSHNLTLKSADTGTGTYWVEGGTLDLAGQAVSGKISISAGALANTAGLGAGSVSVSGITGNVNLGGLDGSKLNSINMGNGTGTISGLTGHADLSGSDTQLRLSAANMGADGTGIIQFNDAANSTLTLGNLTLTLTADAVALLAAPGDYAFHVTNAALHADTNHITLSEYNGMAWDITRTEGGQVIISFGQLDAMVIDKGASKNVTSASTLGATPSVTNNGTLNIDLSAATAPEDKTTTIRYLAGTEADAVVNTGTDSDVIITLLNETSADPDKPGNTAYAGSIEGAAQLVKDGEQRLTVDGRVTASALDVQQGELVLQNTKESSIISGALNVEQDAALTLNSASLAAGDLAGSGSITLNGGALLTIARDTLSDLTLHASVTGSGTLKLDNCNLILGTDSNLGEDVLLHLGGGSLRLQDGSTIALEGLHQEQENGALHLGADGRLELASNDGKTYSFKGDITGTGAITHRGEGTQIILSSGNGGVDVSHARAGGHLVLGDKDLAADGSMTYRNISIGSNTRDASGLDATADLSLMNNTTANTLSIASNGKLYLGGNPNQRAVQLVLTGNNGGVAADLASGASLDLTVNTETLAHSADNAWAAVKAENGSIRINGADPSINVNIYGLGTAGDWAILPEFTINAFYAENGLATANGETWTADMVNLTHAGFANLVYDISKILSDDGKLFQVHFTKLGDSPLKDFASTENQRAAVDSLWAVTSSPGSITPAMMEFLNAVGTAQAIGDAGALQSALSSYAGSGVTALHSAQKGALRDQVLHLRNRLTQMGASPQYINDDLPCFNAWIEGEGGYRKLDDRMDESGYKLNTWGGTFGFDVTCSDSFVWGAAFSANYGDLDAYMANGDLDSYYGNLFFRIQSGRWAHNVILTYGWNDASLDRTAGIPGAGMYAMHGSTSGSSYGAFYEGTYDLYLNENKTSALQPLVNASVYKSRMDGFTESGGLGMSVDDMDSTYGTVGLGARLRGELSSNLTGRASMGELRVQVVQLLGDRKTTAALAPAGVPGAGFRINGAREGATGVQAGAGITIPVGYTSSVFADVNADFRSRATSFNGSIGYRLTF, from the coding sequence ATGCGTTTAAGATTACCCCTCTCTCTAAGGTCCGTCCTGCTTGCATGCAGCGCCCTGTTCTCTACCGTGGCCTCCGCCTCTGTTTCAGACGGAAACCTTGGCAACGTCATGTACGTAGGGGACTCCATCACCCATGGCGTCAACAGCAGCTCCTGGCGCTGGGCCATGCACAAAATTTTTGCAGACAACGGCATCAGTTATACCGAAAAAGGTATCATGACCGGCAACTACAGCGGCGGGGTGGCCGCGGGGACTTCCTACGGCGGCAGGGTTTTCCAGAATCTCCATTCCTCCGCGGCCAGCGCGCGGGCCTATGAAATCGCCGGCAGGGCGAACAGCAGCAGCTACGGGCGGTTTGACGGCTCCAACATCAAGAACTGGCTGGGCCTGAGCACGGAAAAAACCAAGGGGGGAACCTACACGGGCCAGACCTTCACCGGGGCCGACACGCCGGACACGTTTTTCCTGCTCGCCGGCACCAACGACCTCCTTTCCGACAACAACAACAGTACGCTGCACCTGCGGCTGGACGGGGTCACCTACCTTCTGCTGAGCGACATGGATTCCATCGTCTCCTCCATCCGCACCGCCAACAGCCAGGCAAGCATTTTAGTGATGACCATCCCCTGCTGGACGCAGCATTCCAACGGGAACCTGGCTGAAACGCACCAGGCCGTAGCCACCTACAACGAATCCCTGAAGGAATGGGGCGCGAAAAACGCCGCCAACGGCGTCAAAGTCATTGACATCAACGCGGGCATCATTGACGTGGCCTCCTCCACCCCTTTCTACGGGGTGCGCTCCATGTTCCACAACCCCACGGCGGACGGCCTGCATCCGAACGCCCAGGGGGACCTGCTGATGGCGGGCAACCTGGCCAAGGGCATGGGGTACGCGGGGCGGTCCGCCGGGCAGGAAAGGAAAGCCGCCCACGAACTGGGCGTCAACTTCGGACAGACGCCCTCCATCACCCAGCAGACGCTGACGGCCAAGGGCTTTACCGCCAATAACGTCACCATCTCCAATAATACGATCAACTTCAACAAATCCGGCAGCAGCACCCTCACCTGCAACTGGGGCCCCTCCCAGGGGCAGGACAAGGGCTACACGGTGGATTTCACCCTGCGCCTGGGCAACGGCGCCACGGGCGGCTGGGACACCACGAACAACTTTTCCCTGAATCTGGGTAACGGAACGCTGAACGTCAATGAAGCGTACATCCAGTGGGGCAGCACCATCCTGTACTCCAAAGACATGTCCGCCAATGCGGATTCCATCCGCGTGGCCTACGTGGCGGGGGACAACGCCCACGGCCTGAACGCGGGCTACTACATCTGGCTGGGGGACGTCCTCATCGGGGAGGCGCAGACGGCGGCGGGGGGCAGCTCCTCCGGCCTCACCTTCAGCTATTCCGGCACGCTGGACGCCATCCTGTCCAATCTGGCGCTGGACGGCTCCCTCTCCTACGCGCCCTCCACCAGCGGCATCACCGGACCGGAAGCCCTTTATCTGGCAAACGGCGGAGCTTCCTCCGCCCTCAAGCCGGGCATGATCGAATGGACAACGGGCGCCGCCGCCACCGCCGTGGCCACGGCCGGGGCCAATGCCACGTATAATGCCCGCAACGGCACCAACTCCAACATTGCCAGCATCACGGGAACGGGAAGCACCAAATTCATTTACGCCAACAACGGGGCCTATGGCAGCGCGGACAGCCGCCAGGACCTGTGGGTGACGCTGGGGGAAGGCGTCAGAAGCGATAACGGCTGGATAGGAGGCCACACGTCGGGCGACCTGTACGGGGACATCCACCTGCGCCTGGCGGAAGGGGCCATCGGCAAATCCACGGTATTCGGCGTCGTTAACGGCGGTACCGTTCACGGGGATATTTACCTGGAATTCTCATCCTCCACCGGGACCTATGACACCTCCTTCACCAACGGGGAGGCGGACCGCACCTCCGTGGCGGGAGCCTACGCCACCGCCGTGAACGGGGACATCACCATGGTGTTCAATGACGGCGTGTTCTCCCACCGCATTTTCGGCGGCCTTTACACGGGAAGCAAAACCATCTCCGGCTCCACCTCCCTTTACATCAACGGCGGAACGTTCATGAATGAAATCTACGCCGGGAACAAGACGGACGGCACCATCTCCCAGGGAACCAGCCTGACCGTCACGGGCACGGACGCCATTCTGGGCAAGGCTGACGGGGACAACTGGACATGGACGCTCCTGTGCGGCGGCAACAAGGCCAGCGGCACCATCAACGGAGGAACCGCCATCACCCTGAAGGACATTGCCGCCACCACCGGAGACGGTTCCGAACACAAATTTGACAAATACGCCGGCACCATCGACGGCAAAGGGGGAGGAACAGTGAACGGAGAAAAGAAGCTCGTCTTCGACCACTACACTACCGGCTTCCTCGGAACGCTCCAGAACTTTGACAAGGTGCAGGTCACCGGAAATTCAGACCTTGCGCTGGACAAGGCCCTGGGCAGCACGGTCGCCTTCCTGACCGTGGATGCAGGCTCCGCCCTCCGGTTCAACCAGGACCAGGGAGCCACGCTGGACATCACCAACAATGGCACGATTCGCACCTCGCACAACCTGACCCTCAAATCCGCAGACACCGGAACCGGAACCTATTGGGTGGAAGGGGGAACGCTGGACCTGGCCGGGCAGGCCGTCTCCGGGAAAATATCCATCTCCGCGGGGGCGCTCGCCAATACGGCGGGACTGGGAGCCGGGAGCGTCTCCGTCTCCGGCATTACCGGAAACGTCAACCTGGGCGGCCTGGACGGCAGCAAGCTGAACTCCATCAACATGGGCAATGGCACAGGAACCATTTCCGGCCTGACGGGCCATGCGGACCTGTCCGGCTCCGACACGCAATTGAGGCTTTCTGCCGCCAACATGGGCGCGGACGGCACGGGAATCATCCAGTTCAATGACGCGGCTAATTCCACTCTGACCCTGGGGAACCTGACCCTGACGCTGACGGCGGATGCCGTGGCGCTGCTCGCCGCTCCGGGGGACTATGCCTTCCACGTCACCAACGCCGCCCTGCACGCGGATACCAACCACATCACGCTGAGCGAATACAACGGCATGGCGTGGGACATTACCCGGACGGAAGGCGGCCAGGTAATCATCTCCTTCGGCCAGCTGGACGCCATGGTCATTGACAAGGGAGCTTCCAAAAACGTCACCTCCGCCAGCACCCTGGGGGCAACCCCCAGCGTCACCAATAACGGAACACTGAACATTGACCTGTCCGCAGCCACTGCGCCGGAAGACAAAACAACCACCATCCGCTACCTGGCCGGCACGGAAGCCGATGCCGTCGTGAACACGGGAACGGACAGCGACGTGATCATCACGCTGCTGAATGAAACCTCCGCAGACCCGGACAAACCCGGCAACACCGCTTACGCGGGCTCCATTGAAGGAGCGGCGCAGCTCGTCAAGGACGGGGAACAGAGGCTGACCGTTGACGGCAGGGTGACCGCCTCCGCTCTGGACGTGCAGCAGGGAGAGCTCGTGCTCCAGAACACGAAGGAAAGTTCCATCATCTCCGGCGCTCTGAACGTGGAGCAGGATGCCGCGCTGACGCTGAACTCCGCCTCCCTGGCCGCCGGGGACCTGGCGGGCTCCGGCTCCATCACCCTGAACGGGGGCGCCCTGCTCACCATCGCCAGAGACACTCTTTCAGACCTGACGCTTCATGCGAGCGTCACCGGCTCCGGCACCCTGAAGCTGGACAATTGCAACCTGATTCTGGGCACGGACAGCAATCTGGGCGAAGACGTGCTGCTCCATCTGGGGGGCGGCAGCCTGCGCCTGCAGGACGGCTCCACGATCGCGCTGGAAGGGCTCCACCAGGAGCAGGAAAACGGCGCGCTCCACCTGGGGGCAGACGGACGTCTGGAACTGGCCTCCAACGACGGGAAAACCTACTCCTTCAAGGGGGATATCACCGGCACGGGAGCCATCACCCACCGGGGCGAAGGCACGCAGATCATCCTTTCCTCCGGGAATGGCGGCGTGGACGTCAGCCATGCCCGGGCGGGCGGCCACCTCGTCCTGGGAGACAAGGACCTGGCCGCGGACGGCTCCATGACCTACAGGAACATTTCCATCGGCAGCAACACTCGGGACGCCTCCGGCCTGGACGCCACGGCGGACCTCTCCCTGATGAACAATACCACGGCCAACACGCTCTCCATCGCCTCCAACGGCAAGCTGTACCTGGGCGGCAATCCCAACCAGCGGGCGGTCCAGCTCGTGCTGACCGGCAATAACGGCGGCGTGGCGGCCGATCTGGCCTCCGGCGCCTCCCTGGACCTCACCGTCAATACGGAAACGCTGGCCCACAGCGCGGACAACGCCTGGGCCGCCGTGAAGGCGGAAAACGGCTCCATCCGCATCAACGGGGCGGACCCGTCCATCAACGTCAACATTTACGGCCTGGGTACCGCGGGAGACTGGGCCATCCTGCCGGAATTCACCATCAACGCCTTCTATGCGGAAAACGGCCTGGCCACGGCGAACGGGGAAACCTGGACGGCGGACATGGTGAACCTGACCCATGCCGGCTTCGCCAACCTCGTCTATGACATCAGCAAGATACTCTCCGACGACGGCAAGCTGTTCCAGGTCCACTTCACCAAACTGGGAGACAGCCCGCTGAAGGACTTCGCCTCCACGGAAAACCAGAGAGCCGCGGTGGACAGCCTGTGGGCCGTCACTTCCTCCCCCGGAAGCATCACCCCGGCCATGATGGAATTCCTCAACGCCGTGGGCACCGCCCAGGCCATAGGGGACGCGGGCGCCCTTCAATCCGCCCTCTCCTCCTATGCGGGCAGCGGCGTCACCGCCCTGCACTCCGCCCAGAAGGGAGCCCTCCGGGACCAGGTGCTCCACCTGCGCAACCGCCTCACCCAGATGGGAGCCTCCCCGCAGTACATCAACGATGACCTGCCCTGCTTCAACGCCTGGATTGAAGGGGAAGGCGGCTACCGCAAGCTGGATGACCGGATGGACGAATCAGGCTACAAGCTTAACACCTGGGGCGGCACCTTCGGATTTGACGTGACGTGCAGCGACAGCTTCGTATGGGGAGCGGCCTTTTCCGCCAACTATGGCGACCTGGACGCCTACATGGCGAACGGAGACCTGGACTCCTACTATGGCAATCTGTTCTTCCGCATCCAGTCAGGCCGCTGGGCGCACAACGTCATCCTCACCTACGGATGGAACGACGCTTCCCTGGACCGCACCGCAGGCATCCCCGGAGCCGGCATGTACGCCATGCACGGCAGCACCAGCGGCAGCAGCTACGGCGCCTTTTATGAAGGCACGTATGACCTGTACCTGAATGAGAACAAAACCTCCGCGCTCCAGCCCCTGGTGAACGCCTCCGTGTACAAGAGCCGGATGGACGGCTTCACGGAATCAGGGGGCCTGGGCATGAGCGTGGACGACATGGATTCCACCTACGGAACCGTGGGACTGGGGGCGAGGCTCCGCGGGGAGCTCTCCAGCAACCTGACAGGCCGCGCGTCCATGGGTGAACTGCGGGTTCAGGTTGTCCAGCTCCTGGGCGACCGGAAAACCACGGCTGCGCTGGCGCCCGCCGGCGTGCCCGGCGCAGGATTCCGCATAAACGGCGCCAGGGAAGGCGCCACCGGCGTGCAGGCAGGCGCGGGCATCACCATTCCGGTGGGTTACACCAGCTCCGTCTTTGCGGATGTCAATGCGGACTTCCGCAGCCGCGCCACCAGCTTCAACGGAAGCATCGGCTACAGGCTGACTTTCTAA